A window of the Gemmatirosa kalamazoonensis genome harbors these coding sequences:
- a CDS encoding heparinase II/III domain-containing protein: MKFVRRLALLGVLCGAASLAGAQPHPSIFITKQEAAAIRAAEGKYPLLDRSLREARATMDSAFAKPIDVPPPGEAGGYEHERHKQNYREMQTAGLLYQITGDVRYARFVRDMLEKYAVLYPTLGAHPLNKNQSAGKLFHQALNEANWLVATTIAYDCVYDFLSPAERARFETNVFRPMASWLSREHPHEFDRIHNHGTWATASVGMLGLVIGDTTYVNDALKGTTRDGSGGFVRQLDLLFSPDGYYMEGPYYIRYALMPFYYFAEAVQRRQPSARLYAYRDSILKKGLYSAVQTAYPNGVFAPINDASRTMSIASPEVVLAVDLAYDRYGPNANLLGAAAIQNDVILNGAGLKVARDLAARTATPKMSFGSVEFTDGPDGKRGGLGILRSGAGQHATMLLMKYGVHGQGHGHFDKLHFTFFDDGREVVPDYGFARWINIEPKLGGRYLPENDTYAMQTIAHNTVTVDQRTQNDANEDKDEAVWPERHFFDASNPAVQAMSARTDKHYAGVAEQRTMLLVRDARLPYPVVVDLFRLTSAAPHSYDYPLHFRGQLIATNTTYARAASLEPLGAKFGYEHLWNEASARTDSTVRMTWLDGNRYYSITTAGAPGTDVIFARTGASDPNFNLIVEPLMIVRRRASDMLFASVIEPHGYFSELEERSTNARGTIESVRVLGSSAEGSVVEVAGKNGLRWTVMVTNGPASATARHALTFGGQTYSWTGNYAVQGVQR, from the coding sequence ATGAAGTTCGTACGTCGTCTCGCGCTGCTCGGCGTCCTCTGTGGTGCGGCCTCCTTGGCCGGCGCGCAGCCGCACCCGAGCATCTTCATCACGAAGCAGGAAGCCGCGGCCATCCGCGCGGCGGAGGGGAAGTACCCGCTGCTCGACCGGTCGCTGCGCGAGGCGCGGGCGACGATGGATTCGGCGTTCGCGAAGCCGATCGACGTGCCGCCGCCGGGCGAGGCGGGGGGCTACGAGCACGAGCGGCACAAGCAGAACTACCGGGAGATGCAGACGGCCGGTCTGCTCTACCAGATCACGGGCGACGTCCGCTATGCGCGCTTCGTGCGCGACATGCTCGAGAAGTACGCGGTGCTGTACCCGACGCTCGGCGCGCACCCGCTGAACAAGAACCAGAGCGCGGGGAAGCTGTTCCACCAGGCGCTGAACGAGGCGAACTGGCTCGTCGCGACGACGATCGCGTACGACTGCGTGTACGACTTCCTGTCGCCGGCGGAGCGCGCGCGGTTCGAGACGAACGTGTTCCGGCCGATGGCGAGCTGGCTGTCGCGCGAGCACCCGCACGAGTTCGACCGCATCCACAACCACGGCACGTGGGCGACGGCGTCGGTCGGGATGCTCGGCCTCGTGATCGGCGACACGACGTACGTGAACGACGCGCTGAAGGGGACGACGCGCGACGGGAGCGGCGGCTTCGTGCGGCAGCTCGACCTGCTGTTCTCGCCCGACGGCTACTACATGGAGGGGCCGTACTACATCCGGTACGCGCTCATGCCGTTCTACTACTTCGCCGAGGCGGTGCAGCGGCGGCAGCCGTCGGCGCGGCTGTACGCGTACCGCGACAGCATCCTGAAGAAGGGGCTCTACTCCGCGGTCCAGACGGCGTACCCGAACGGCGTGTTCGCGCCGATCAACGACGCGTCGCGCACGATGTCGATCGCATCGCCCGAGGTCGTGCTCGCGGTGGACCTCGCGTACGACCGGTACGGGCCCAACGCCAACCTGCTCGGCGCGGCGGCGATCCAGAACGACGTGATCCTGAACGGCGCGGGGCTGAAGGTGGCACGCGACCTCGCCGCGCGCACCGCGACGCCGAAGATGAGCTTCGGATCGGTGGAGTTCACCGACGGACCGGACGGGAAGCGCGGCGGTCTCGGGATCCTGCGCAGCGGCGCAGGGCAGCACGCAACCATGCTGCTCATGAAGTACGGCGTGCACGGGCAGGGGCACGGGCACTTCGACAAGCTGCACTTCACGTTCTTCGACGACGGGCGCGAGGTGGTGCCGGACTACGGCTTCGCGCGGTGGATCAACATCGAGCCGAAGCTCGGCGGCCGGTACCTGCCGGAGAACGACACGTACGCGATGCAGACGATCGCGCACAACACCGTCACGGTCGACCAGCGCACGCAGAACGACGCGAACGAGGACAAGGACGAAGCGGTGTGGCCGGAGCGCCACTTCTTCGACGCGTCGAACCCCGCCGTGCAGGCGATGAGCGCGCGCACCGACAAGCACTACGCCGGCGTGGCCGAGCAGCGCACGATGCTGCTCGTGCGCGACGCGCGGCTGCCGTACCCGGTCGTGGTGGACCTCTTCCGCCTGACGAGCGCCGCGCCGCACAGCTACGACTACCCGCTACACTTCCGCGGGCAGCTCATCGCGACGAACACGACGTACGCGCGCGCCGCGTCGCTGGAGCCGCTCGGCGCGAAGTTCGGCTACGAGCACCTGTGGAACGAGGCGTCGGCGCGCACGGACAGCACGGTGCGCATGACGTGGCTGGACGGCAACCGCTACTACTCGATCACCACCGCGGGCGCGCCGGGCACGGACGTGATCTTCGCGCGCACGGGCGCGAGCGACCCGAACTTCAACCTCATCGTCGAGCCGCTGATGATCGTGCGCCGCCGGGCGAGCGACATGCTGTTCGCGTCGGTGATCGAGCCGCACGGCTACTTCAGCGAGCTGGAAGAGCGCTCGACGAACGCGCGCGGCACGATCGAGTCCGTTCGCGTGCTCGGCAGCTCGGCCGAGGGGAGCGTGGTGGAAGTGGCGGGGAAGAACGGGCTGCGGTGGACGGTGATGGTCACGAACGGGCCGGCGTCGGCGACGGCGCGGCACGCGCTCACGTTCGGCGGGCAGACGTACAGCTGGACCGGCAACTACGCGGTGCAGGGCGTGCAGCGGTGA
- a CDS encoding SDR family NAD(P)-dependent oxidoreductase, giving the protein MNADLSGKVAIVTGGARDIGAAVVRALAKSGASVVVNYQASGDRATALVAEVTAAGGKAVAVQADVTKEADVRRLVEETTAAFGGRIDILVNNAGGIVKRTKLEDMTGAFWDAVFALNTKSTFLVTQAVVPHMREGGAIVNMASLAARDGGGGGALAYSSSKGAVLTMTRGLAKELAPKKIRVNCVSPGMIDTTFHDLHTPQAAREATAAKTLVGRQGTPEDVANAVLFLASDMSAYLSGESVEINGGLYFV; this is encoded by the coding sequence ATGAACGCGGATCTGAGCGGCAAGGTGGCGATCGTGACCGGCGGCGCGCGCGACATCGGCGCGGCGGTCGTGCGGGCGCTGGCGAAGAGCGGCGCGTCGGTGGTGGTGAACTACCAGGCGAGCGGCGACCGCGCGACGGCGCTCGTGGCCGAGGTGACGGCGGCGGGCGGCAAGGCCGTGGCGGTGCAGGCGGACGTCACGAAGGAGGCGGACGTGCGCCGGCTCGTCGAGGAGACGACGGCGGCGTTCGGCGGCCGCATCGACATCCTCGTGAACAACGCCGGCGGCATCGTGAAGCGCACGAAGCTCGAGGACATGACCGGCGCGTTCTGGGACGCGGTGTTCGCGCTGAACACGAAGAGCACGTTCCTCGTGACGCAGGCCGTGGTGCCGCACATGCGCGAGGGCGGCGCGATCGTGAACATGGCGTCGCTCGCGGCGCGCGACGGCGGCGGCGGCGGCGCGCTCGCGTACTCGTCGTCGAAGGGCGCCGTGCTGACGATGACGCGCGGCCTCGCGAAGGAGCTCGCGCCGAAGAAGATCCGCGTCAACTGCGTATCGCCGGGGATGATCGACACGACGTTCCACGACCTGCACACGCCGCAGGCGGCGCGCGAGGCGACGGCGGCGAAGACGCTCGTCGGCCGGCAGGGCACGCCGGAGGACGTCGCGAACGCGGTGCTGTTCCTCGCCTCCGACATGTCGGCGTACCTCAGCGGCGAGTCGGTCGAGATCAACGGCGGGCTGTACTTCGTATGA
- a CDS encoding cupin domain-containing protein translates to MTRTTETGAFVRSAETAWQQMAPGVQRQILGYGPDLMMVRVEFEAGAIGAVHHHPHRQVTYVAAGAFEVTVGDESETLGAGDCFFARADVPHGVRALEAGTLVDVFTPARADFLA, encoded by the coding sequence ATGACGCGGACCACGGAGACGGGCGCCTTCGTGCGGAGCGCGGAGACGGCGTGGCAGCAGATGGCGCCGGGCGTGCAGCGGCAGATCCTCGGCTACGGGCCGGATCTCATGATGGTGCGCGTGGAGTTCGAGGCCGGCGCGATCGGCGCGGTGCACCATCACCCGCACCGGCAGGTGACGTACGTCGCCGCCGGCGCGTTCGAGGTGACGGTGGGCGACGAGTCCGAGACGTTGGGCGCGGGCGACTGCTTCTTCGCGCGGGCGGACGTGCCGCACGGCGTGCGCGCGCTCGAGGCGGGGACGCTCGTGGACGTGTTCACGCCGGCGCGCGCGGACTTCCTCGCATGA